The Cyprinus carpio isolate SPL01 chromosome B17, ASM1834038v1, whole genome shotgun sequence genome has a window encoding:
- the LOC109106861 gene encoding zinc finger protein 513: MPRRKQSNPQPVKLGAEDGAAVSNQENLVLESDFLLGQELGFGENDYRIVGFERDSDSVTADMGMPVYGFSDEDCSSYNRLGMESDFEDPQDTESEREEMGPDAAFAPYLSCRQCGQLLGDPLSGALDLAGLYCLQCGAEGGDADRQDRPLEEAHPTDTAQGKVNRGRATLDGSSCKTYSCKLCSFSSRYSNHLKRHMKTHNGEKPYRCQHCAYASTQLVNLQRHVRTHTGEKPYKCEFCTFACNSLGNLKRHQRMHTQEKDLNCSQCDFRANNSHSLKKHMMSHKEDESTAFTEESVVSDLTLHISSDPDFLQSYDTLRTDRHPPALLHAEGLAKESDPLPELLFPFTCRVCGAVLEDEEGATAQICSKCTLDMLSKSSPSSPEKGDKLYSCTSCPFVTQYPNHLARHMKTHSGEKPYKCPQCNYASAHFDNLKRHHRVHTGEKPYKCRVCDYACGNLANLKRHERIHSGAKPFQCSVCSYSCNQSMNLKRHMLRHTGEKPFKCQECGYTTGHWDNYKRHQKKHGHTAEGWLKMQLPEKEEEDEEGEM, from the exons ATGCCTAGAAGAAAACAGTCTAACCCACAGCCTGTCAAAT TGGGAGCTGAAGATGGGGCGGCAGTCAGCAATCAGGAAAACCTGGTCCTGGAGAGTGACTTCCTCCTCGGACAGGAACTGGGCTTTGGAGAAAATGACTACAGGATCGTGGGTTTTGAGAGGGACTCGG ACTCGGTCACGGCTGACATGGGAATGCCGGTGTACGGCTTCAGCGATGAGGACTGCTCCAGCTACAACCGTCTCGGCATGGAGAGCGACTTCGAGGACCCCCAAGACACGGAGAGCGAGCGGGAGGAAATGGGCCCCGACGCTGCGTTCGCTCCGTACCTCTCCTGCAGGCAGTGCGGCCAGCTGCTGGGCGACCCCCTGAGCGGCGCGCTGGACCTCGCCGGCCTCTACTGCCTCCAGTGCGGCGCCGAGGGTGGAGACGCAGACCGGCAGGACCGTCCGCTAGAGGAGGCCCACCCCACAGACACCGCGCAGGGGAAGGTGAACCGAGGCAGAGCCACGCTCGATGGAAgctcttgtaaaacgtactcctGCAAACTGTGCAGCTTCAGCTCGCGTTACTCCAATCACTTGAAGCGGCACATGAAAACGCACAACGGTGAGAAGCCGTACCGCTGCCAGCACTGCGCGTACGCCTCCACCCAGCTGGTCAACCTGCAGCGGCACGTGCGCACGCACACCGGCGAGAAGCCATACAAATGCGAGTTCTGCACATTTGCATGCAACTCTCTGGGAAACCTAAAGAGGCACCAGCGCATGCACACGCAGGAGAAAGACCTCAACTGCAGCCAGTGCGACTTCAGAGCCAACAACAGCCACTCCTTAAAGAAACACATGATGAGCCACAAGGAGGACGAATCGACAGCCTTCACGGAAG AGTCTGTGGTGTCTGACCTGACTCTGCACATCAGCAGCGACCCTGACTTCCTCCAAAGCTACGACACCCTGCGAACGGACCGCCACCCCCCCGCCCTGCTGCACGCCGAGGGTTTGGCCAAAGAGTCGGACCCTCTGCCCGAGCTGCTATTCCCCTTCACGTGCCGCGTGTGCGGAGCAGTGCTGGAGGACGAGGAGGGCGCCACGGCACagatctgcagcaaatgcacaCTAGACATGCTGTCCAAAAGCTCGCCGAGCAGCCCGGAGAAAGGCGACAAGCTGTACTCGTGCACATCATGTCCGTTCGTCACACAGTACCCTAACCATCTCGCCCGCCACATGAAGACTCACAGCGGCGAGAAGCCCTACAAGTGCCCGCAGTGCAATTACGCCTCCGCCCACTTCGACAACCTCAAGCGGCACCACCGTGTGCACACGGGCGAGAAGCCCTACAAATGCCGCGTCTGCGACTATGCTTGCGGCAACCTGGCCAATCTCAAGCGGCACGAGCGCATCCACTCGGGCGCCAAGCCCTTCCAGTGCAGCGTGTGCAGCTACAGCTGCAACCAGAGCATGAACCTGAAGCGCCACATGCTGCGGCACACCGGCGAGAAGCCCTTCAAGTGCCAGGAGTGCGGCTACACCACGGGCCACTGGGACAATTACAAACGGCACCAGAAGAAGCACGGCCACACTGCCGAAGGCTGGCTCAAGATGCAGCTaccagagaaagaggaagaggatgaggaaggaGAAATGTAG
- the plaat1l gene encoding phospholipase A and acyltransferase 1, whose product MGLRNSHPKLYPGDILEFPGNSYFSHFGIYYGERDGVPYVAHLTIRDSDTKLLLFGRAINASLKLDPLDVVGKKYKVSNYLDDKHPPRDFYVLIKPEIDEVMTKPITFDILFNNSEHQATMLRYGVKKSEQIEKVYSKIVPTWKDLFEKKKI is encoded by the exons ATGGGACTG cGTAACTCTCATCCGAAGCTGTACCCCGGAGACATTCTTGAGTTTCCTGGCAACAGTTACTTTTCTCATTTTGGCATTTACTATGGAGAAAGAGACGGAGTTCCTTATGTGGCCCATCTGACCATCAGAG ATTCAGACACCAAACTCCTCCTTTTCGGCCGAGCTATAAACGCCTCTTTAAAGCTAGACCCGCTTGACGTAGTCGGGAAAAAATACAAGGTAAGCAACTACCTGGATGACAAGCATCCACCTCGAGATTTCTACGTTCTCATCAAGCCGGAGATCGATGAAGTCATGACGAAACCCATCACCTTTGACATCCTGTTCAACAACAGCGAACATCAGGCCACAATGTTACGATACGGGGTTAAAAAGTCAGAGCag ATTGAAAAAGTCTATTCCAAGATAGTTCCCACCTGGAAAGATTTATTTGAGAAGAAAAAGATCTGA